In one Bartonella grahamii subsp. shimonis genomic region, the following are encoded:
- a CDS encoding class II 3-deoxy-7-phosphoheptulonate synthase, with product MIKEWAPDSWRVRPIKQVPTYPDKSMLEDVERKLRSYPPLVFAGEARDLKNELAAVAKGQAFLLQGGDCAESFAEHEADNIRDFFRVFLQMAIVLTFGSSKPVVKIGRIAGQFAKPRSSDIESKEGVEFPAYRGDIINGIEFEADSRIPDPQRMSMAYRQSAATLNLLRAFSQGGYANLENVHTWMLSFVSNSPQGERYELLAERISEAIDFMRSIGITSKTHSSLRETSFYTSHEALLLGYEEALTRIDSTSGNWYATSGHMLWIGDRTRQIDHAHVEYCRGIKNPIGLKCGPSIESDELLKLIDILNPENELGRLTLITRFGYDKVESYLPKLIRAVEREKRAVIWSCDPMHGNTITANGYKTRPFDYVLKEVENFFAVHRGEGTYPGGIHIEMTGRDVTECTGGAHAISVDDLSDRYHTQCDPRLNADQALELAFLVAELLKKNRVIDPLAIAAGG from the coding sequence ATGATAAAAGAATGGGCGCCTGACTCTTGGAGAGTAAGGCCAATTAAACAAGTTCCGACTTATCCAGATAAGTCTATGTTAGAAGATGTTGAACGAAAACTGAGAAGTTATCCTCCTTTAGTTTTTGCCGGTGAAGCACGTGATTTAAAAAATGAATTAGCAGCTGTTGCAAAAGGACAAGCTTTTTTATTGCAAGGTGGTGATTGTGCCGAAAGCTTTGCAGAACATGAAGCTGATAATATCCGTGATTTTTTTCGTGTCTTTTTGCAAATGGCGATTGTTTTAACCTTTGGTAGTTCTAAACCTGTTGTTAAAATTGGTCGTATTGCTGGTCAATTTGCAAAGCCCCGTTCTTCTGATATCGAAAGCAAAGAGGGAGTTGAATTTCCTGCTTATCGGGGGGATATTATTAATGGCATTGAATTTGAAGCCGATTCTCGTATTCCAGATCCGCAACGGATGTCTATGGCTTATCGCCAATCTGCGGCAACACTTAATCTATTGCGTGCTTTTTCACAAGGTGGCTATGCTAATTTAGAAAATGTTCACACATGGATGTTGAGTTTTGTTTCTAACAGTCCACAGGGGGAGCGTTATGAATTATTGGCAGAGCGTATTTCTGAAGCAATTGATTTTATGCGTTCTATAGGGATTACATCCAAAACCCATTCTTCATTGCGTGAAACATCTTTTTATACCAGTCATGAAGCACTTTTATTGGGTTATGAAGAGGCATTGACGCGGATTGATTCAACTTCAGGAAATTGGTATGCAACATCTGGTCATATGTTATGGATTGGTGACCGTACACGTCAGATTGACCATGCTCATGTTGAATATTGTCGCGGCATTAAAAATCCTATAGGATTAAAATGTGGTCCTTCTATTGAGTCTGATGAGCTTTTAAAATTAATTGATATTTTAAATCCTGAAAACGAGCTGGGTCGGCTTACTCTCATTACGCGCTTTGGTTATGATAAAGTTGAAAGTTATTTGCCTAAACTCATCCGTGCCGTTGAACGCGAGAAGCGTGCGGTTATATGGTCATGTGATCCAATGCATGGCAATACAATTACTGCTAATGGTTATAAGACGCGTCCCTTTGATTATGTTTTAAAAGAAGTAGAGAATTTTTTTGCAGTACATCGTGGAGAGGGAACTTATCCAGGAGGCATTCATATTGAGATGACAGGTCGTGATGTTACTGAATGTACAGGAGGGGCGCATGCCATTTCTGTAGACGATTTATCTGATCGTTATCATACGCAATGTGATCCACGGTTAAATGCAGACCAAGCGTTAGAATTAGCTTTTCTTGTTGCTGAACTCCTTAAAAAAAATCGTGTGATTGATCCGTTAGCAATTGCTGCTGGTGGGTAG